CTTCTGGCGATCCTTTCAATGACATCGACGTTCCTGTTCCCAGCATCGCACTTTTTTCATCAACAACGGTTGGAACAGCAAAAGGAGGTTTTTCAATAAGTGGTACGTTTGCCAAAGTTGGTGCCCCGGAAGTATTCACTAATGATTTTGGAGGTGGAATTTCGGGACTTACTGAAGCTATTATTGAGGACGAAGACGGCTCAATCTTTGCTATAGCATTCTTTTGCCCCACTTTGTGGGAGACTGGCTCGTTACCAGCACGGGTAAACGAATGCCCTTCAGACTGTGGAACATCTGTAGAAGTGTTAACAGATTTTGCAATTATGATGGGTTTAACTGGAGGAACAGCAGGTTTTTCGAGGGTGTTACTACTGGTCGTAGTAAATGaacctttctctttcttctcctgATTCCGTTTTAGTTCTTCCATCCAAGGTGGTTTTATAGATGAATTCCGTATCGTTGTTTTCGGGCGCTGTTGCTGCAGCTCAACAGGTGACAACAGCCTGTTTTGCCCCAATTCTTCTGGGTGTACACTCAAACCACCAACCGCAGTTGAAGGTACAGGAAAGCCTCCATTTGAATCACAATTTtccttcagaaaaaaacaacaaaaaaaacgaggaGACATTTATAACAAATTTAGAGCACACTGCGTATCTTTTAACTCACAGAATCCTTTAGAAATAAAGCTGATGGCGGCCTACGGCTCTTGGTTGGACGTGCTCTAGATGTTGTGATATGAGAGAGTGATTCCGTTGGGGTTATTACATTCAAAATATCAGCTTCTTcacataaacaaaaaagattaaacTATTTGAATCCTTCTTTTCTAAAATTACACTATTTCTTAAATAACTTACCAACTTGTTTCAACTTTTGTTCATCACTCAGAGAATTGGGATTCTCCACAATATTTCCAGTCACTCCTGCATACATACCAAAGGGATCTGAAGCAAGAGTGTTGGCCAAAGAAAGACTACCAGATTCATTCTTCAGAACACCACTTCTTAGTTGTGGTGCTTTATTTGTGCAAGAGGAAGGTGAAATGTTTGATGCTGGGTGCAAGGACTTGGCAAATGCACTACTGGTAGAATTATGCGGAATTACTTCAACAAAATTATCAGGAAAGACGCCAatctaaacaacaacaacaaaaaaaaaaaatgtgcgtGAAGTATTTCTATACAAGTACATACAAACTACCATATAAAATATAAGGTAAAAGGAATGCAATATTATAAATGAAAGATGAGCTG
The window above is part of the Daphnia pulex isolate KAP4 chromosome 3, ASM2113471v1 genome. Proteins encoded here:
- the LOC124191580 gene encoding SH3 domain-containing kinase-binding protein 1-like isoform X3 produces the protein MVVTEAEMNHPSSVVVRSEKGRKCRALFSYAPSHEDELELTVGDEIHFLGEVEEGWWRGKLGGKIGVFPSNFVIIEDPAPSAVTQVKGLPTNPPSVSSDVAPELPPKPLKETARVLFPYSALQPDELELREGDLVIIHSKDCEDKGWWKGEVNNKIGVFPDNFVEVIPHNSTSSAFAKSLHPASNISPSSCTNKAPQLRSGVLKNESGSLSLANTLASDPFGMYAGVTGNIVENPNSLSDEQKLKQVEADILNVITPTESLSHITTSRARPTKSRRPPSALFLKDSENCDSNGGFPVPSTAVGGLSVHPEELGQNRLLSPVELQQQRPKTTIRNSSIKPPWMEELKRNQEKKEKGSFTTTSSNTLEKPAVPPVKPIIIAKSVNTSTDVPQSEGHSFTRAGNEPVSHKVGQKNAIAKIEPSSSSIIASVSPEIPPPKSLVNTSGAPTLANVPLIEKPPFAVPTVVDEKSAMLGTGTSMSLKGSPEAGLNSLNIEEFTKQKLLSTFPSNDTKQSVGLPNHLPVSLNEEAQLSNSEDTVQHELQTLRLRVASLETTVQNLQMELMQLKNSSADEHRCRCLKKKNSNEASLVHI
- the LOC124191580 gene encoding SH3 domain-containing kinase-binding protein 1-like isoform X2, with protein sequence MEVLVLFDYDGQAEDELTIRKGDVIVDVKKLDGGWWHGKLKTLKGSIQGLFPDNFVMVVTEAEMNHPSSVVVRSEKGRKCRALFSYAPSHEDELELTVGDEIHFLGEVEEGWWRGKLGGKIGVFPSNFVIIEDPAPSAVTQVKGLPTNPPSVSSDVAPELPPKPLKETARVLFPYSALQPDELELREGDLVIIHSKDCEDKGWWKGEVNNKIGVFPDNFVEVIPHNSTSSAFAKSLHPASNISPSSCTNKAPQLRSGVLKNESGSLSLANTLASDPFGMYAGVTGNIVENPNSLSDEQKLKQVADILNVITPTESLSHITTSRARPTKSRRPPSALFLKDSENCDSNGGFPVPSTAVGGLSVHPEELGQNRLLSPVELQQQRPKTTIRNSSIKPPWMEELKRNQEKKEKGSFTTTSSNTLEKPAVPPVKPIIIAKSVNTSTDVPQSEGHSFTRAGNEPVSHKVGQKNAIAKIEPSSSSIIASVSPEIPPPKSLVNTSGAPTLANVPLIEKPPFAVPTVVDEKSAMLGTGTSMSLKGSPEAGLNSLNIEEFTKQKLLSTFPSNDTKQSVGLPNHLPVSLNEEAQLSNSEDTVQHELQTLRLRVASLETTVQNLQMELMQLKNSSADEHRCRCLKKKNSNEASLVHI
- the LOC124191580 gene encoding SH3 domain-containing kinase-binding protein 1-like isoform X1, with translation MEVLVLFDYDGQAEDELTIRKGDVIVDVKKLDGGWWHGKLKTLKGSIQGLFPDNFVMVVTEAEMNHPSSVVVRSEKGRKCRALFSYAPSHEDELELTVGDEIHFLGEVEEGWWRGKLGGKIGVFPSNFVIIEDPAPSAVTQVKGLPTNPPSVSSDVAPELPPKPLKETARVLFPYSALQPDELELREGDLVIIHSKDCEDKGWWKGEVNNKIGVFPDNFVEVIPHNSTSSAFAKSLHPASNISPSSCTNKAPQLRSGVLKNESGSLSLANTLASDPFGMYAGVTGNIVENPNSLSDEQKLKQVEADILNVITPTESLSHITTSRARPTKSRRPPSALFLKDSENCDSNGGFPVPSTAVGGLSVHPEELGQNRLLSPVELQQQRPKTTIRNSSIKPPWMEELKRNQEKKEKGSFTTTSSNTLEKPAVPPVKPIIIAKSVNTSTDVPQSEGHSFTRAGNEPVSHKVGQKNAIAKIEPSSSSIIASVSPEIPPPKSLVNTSGAPTLANVPLIEKPPFAVPTVVDEKSAMLGTGTSMSLKGSPEAGLNSLNIEEFTKQKLLSTFPSNDTKQSVGLPNHLPVSLNEEAQLSNSEDTVQHELQTLRLRVASLETTVQNLQMELMQLKNSSADEHRCRCLKKKNSNEASLVHI